One Candida dubliniensis CD36 chromosome 1, complete sequence genomic region harbors:
- a CDS encoding mitochondrial 54S ribosomal protein YmL3 (Similar to C. albicans MRPL3;~Similar to S. cerevisiae MRPL3), with the protein MLRISIQKIYSKTTIHQISRRCVSFSSICHNTTSTNSTNSTNSTTSTPIIVKNNLSKSKLNGTLVNSNKFLKTTYESIDDYGSYKHNIFTHRLPESSAKQSPPLVALHNRLQLPKSFKLATLSQCLNLITKPEESDGLANNFGLNTLGKSLLSYYVTEYLLIHYPRLPMKIHQAAIDSLMGNLTLSEIGKSWGIEIDEVSKLDRFLGQESEFMKFGRLRYLYDQDKSDKFYNNNGNYKNVTGIEEIIDEEGKLSQQDLAYASAVKAIIGGLYTHCGESIAKEFINDHILSRKIPLDQMFEFKRPISELIRLCDKLEFKQPVSIRLIAETGRLSAHPQFLAGVFVGNDKIGEGIGSSLKEAQIRASVNSLLGYYLYSPISGNGEPIKVPSRRVGYKFEGMIGLGDVAI; encoded by the coding sequence aTGTTAAGAATTCTGAtacaaaaaatatattccaaaacaacaatacatCAAATATCAAGACGTTgtgtttcattttcttcaatttgtCATAATACCACCAGCACCAACAGCACCAATAGCACCAACAGCACCACTTCCACCCCCATCATCGTCAAAAATAACTTATcgaaatcaaaattaaatggAACTTTagtaaattcaaataaatttttgaaaacaacTTATGAATCTATAGATGATTATGGTAGTTATAAACATAATATATTTACTCATAGATTACCTGAATCATCAGCTAAACAATCACCTCCATTAGTGGCATTACATAATCGTTTACAATTGcctaaatcatttaaattagCTACATTATCTCAATGTCTTAATTTAATTACTAAACCAGAAGAATCTGATGGATTAGCTAAtaattttggtttaaatACTTTAggtaaatcattattatcatattATGTTACagaatatttattaattcattatccTCGATTACCTATGAAAATCCATCAAGCTGctattgattcattaatgGGTAATTTAACATTACTGGAAATAGGTAAAAGTTGGGgcattgaaattgatgaagttAGTAAATTGGATAGATTTTTAGGTCAAGAATCAGAATTTATGAAATTTGGTAGATTAAGATATCTTTATGATCAAGATAAATCAGataaattttataataataatggtaattaCAAAAATGTTACTGGAATAGAAGAAATTATAGATGAAGAAGGTAAATTATCTCAACAAGATTTAGCTTATGCTTCAGCTGTTAAAGCTATAATTGGAGGATTATATACTCATTGTGGTGAATCAATAGCtaaagaatttattaatgatcatattttatcaagaaaaattcCTTTAGATCAAatgtttgaatttaaaagaCCAATTAGTGAATTAATTAGATTATGTGATAAATTAGAATTTAAACAACCTGTTAGTATTAGATTAATTGCTGAAACCGGTAGATTATCAGCTCATCCTCAATTTTTAGCTGGAGTATTTGTTggtaatgataaaattggtGAAGGTATTGGATCTTCATTAAAAGAAGCACAAATTAGAGCTTCGGTTAATTCATTGTTAggatattatttatattcacCAATTAGTGGTAATGGTGAACCAATAAAAGTACCAAGTCGTAGAGTTGGTTATAAATTTGAAGGTATGATTGGTCTTGGAGATGTTGCTATTTAA